The Siphonobacter curvatus genome includes a window with the following:
- a CDS encoding substrate-binding domain-containing protein, with protein sequence MGCSSQEKAEKFTIGFAQCTNGDDWRKAMLEGMEKELSFHPEVRLLMKDARDNSELQVRQIRELLAAHVDLLIISPNEAQPITPVVEEVFNQGIPVIIVDRRTTSKLYTAYVGGDNHQIGHTAGLYVGELLQKKGRVLEVTGTPSASAASDRHQAFAATLKNYPNIDLVASMNGDWEQAFVTQRLPDVLETHPNIDLIFAQNDRMALGVYQVCKAMGLDKRIKIVGVDGLSGPKGGLQFVEDGLFKATILYPTGGEEAIRTALKVLHQEPYGKENILGTMVIDSTNVHILKQQTEKIIDQRQDIQQQQLRIEQQNRIYSSQQTVLYILGASLLTAVVFAGIAYTSLRSNRRITQQLKAQNEEISNQKNTIADLAEQARQSTEAKLGFFTSFSHELRTPLTLILSPVQELLAASAPGSSQRKDLEVVQRNAHWLLKLINQLLDFRKIEVGKMPIQVAERDLVAFTGNLVQAFEKTARQRGIDLRFLPSEASIMAWFDNNLLDKVIVNLLSNAFKFTPDQGKITVILQVDTPKESIRLTIEDNGTGMTEEQQTHVFEWFYQGTTAATGGSGIGLALAKELIQLHNGTISVRSRINQGSTFEISLPTTKPILGERSLLPSVLPDPLDWLTETSAETIADGNAEAATILVIEDNTELLAFLKRKLKPSYQVSEASDGTAGLQMAFDTLPDVIVSDVTLPGMQGIQVVETLKRDWRTSHIPIILLTARTAQEHQLEGVQSGADLYLTKPFDPAFLLESIKTLLRNRQLVRDHFRRELSIDTAVPIAQTSDRKFIQDLTALIEKNMTRSDLSVEELAREMGLSRVQLYRKVKALLDCGVTDFMQNLRLTHARELLATKPMSIADVAYQVGFSSPTYFSTAFKAKYNMSPSEFKNLNQRK encoded by the coding sequence GTGGGATGTTCCTCTCAGGAGAAAGCAGAGAAATTTACTATTGGCTTTGCTCAGTGTACCAATGGCGATGACTGGCGGAAGGCAATGCTTGAAGGCATGGAAAAAGAGCTTAGCTTTCATCCGGAAGTAAGGCTACTTATGAAAGATGCCCGCGATAATAGTGAGCTTCAGGTGCGGCAAATTCGGGAATTACTGGCCGCCCACGTGGATCTACTGATCATCTCTCCTAATGAAGCTCAGCCCATCACACCGGTGGTAGAGGAAGTATTCAATCAAGGTATTCCGGTCATTATTGTGGATCGCCGAACTACGTCTAAACTATACACGGCTTACGTAGGGGGAGATAATCATCAGATTGGTCATACGGCTGGGTTGTACGTGGGAGAATTACTCCAGAAAAAAGGCCGAGTGTTGGAAGTTACGGGTACGCCCAGTGCTTCAGCCGCCAGTGATCGGCATCAGGCCTTCGCCGCTACGCTGAAAAACTATCCGAACATTGACTTGGTAGCGAGTATGAATGGCGATTGGGAACAGGCTTTTGTCACGCAACGCTTACCCGATGTACTAGAAACGCACCCTAACATTGATTTAATCTTTGCTCAGAATGATCGCATGGCGTTGGGCGTCTACCAGGTTTGTAAAGCGATGGGGCTGGACAAGCGTATCAAAATTGTGGGCGTAGATGGGCTATCGGGCCCTAAGGGTGGATTACAGTTTGTTGAAGACGGCCTGTTTAAGGCTACGATTCTATATCCTACGGGTGGAGAAGAAGCCATTCGAACGGCTCTTAAGGTGTTGCATCAGGAACCTTATGGGAAAGAAAACATCTTGGGTACCATGGTCATCGATTCGACGAATGTGCACATTTTGAAGCAGCAGACAGAAAAGATCATTGATCAGCGGCAGGACATTCAGCAGCAGCAACTTCGAATCGAACAGCAAAATCGGATCTACAGTAGTCAGCAAACGGTATTATATATTTTAGGGGCTTCTCTGCTCACGGCTGTGGTCTTTGCCGGTATTGCCTATACTTCGCTCCGCTCGAATCGCCGGATTACTCAGCAACTGAAGGCACAAAACGAAGAGATCTCCAACCAGAAAAATACGATTGCCGACCTTGCCGAGCAGGCTCGGCAGTCGACGGAAGCAAAACTCGGCTTTTTTACCAGTTTTTCCCACGAATTACGCACGCCGCTAACGCTGATTTTAAGTCCAGTACAGGAGTTACTTGCCGCCTCTGCTCCGGGAAGCTCCCAACGGAAAGATCTGGAAGTTGTTCAGCGTAATGCCCATTGGCTGCTTAAACTAATCAACCAATTACTCGATTTTCGAAAAATTGAAGTAGGTAAGATGCCCATTCAGGTGGCAGAAAGGGATCTGGTGGCTTTTACGGGTAATTTAGTACAAGCGTTTGAGAAAACGGCTCGGCAGCGAGGGATTGATTTGCGTTTTCTACCTTCAGAAGCCAGCATCATGGCTTGGTTTGATAATAATTTGTTGGATAAAGTGATTGTAAACCTATTATCCAACGCTTTTAAATTTACGCCAGATCAGGGTAAAATCACGGTAATCCTTCAGGTAGATACTCCCAAAGAAAGCATTCGATTGACCATTGAAGACAATGGGACCGGAATGACCGAGGAGCAGCAAACGCATGTATTCGAATGGTTTTATCAGGGTACTACTGCAGCAACTGGTGGCTCGGGCATTGGACTGGCCTTAGCCAAAGAACTCATTCAACTCCACAATGGTACCATTAGCGTTCGCAGCCGAATTAACCAAGGAAGTACTTTTGAGATCAGTCTTCCTACCACGAAACCCATACTTGGTGAGAGGAGTCTTTTGCCTAGCGTGTTACCTGATCCGTTAGATTGGTTAACGGAAACCTCCGCAGAAACCATAGCCGATGGCAACGCCGAAGCGGCTACGATATTAGTGATCGAAGATAATACAGAGCTTTTGGCCTTTTTGAAACGAAAGCTAAAACCCTCTTATCAAGTTAGTGAAGCATCCGATGGTACGGCCGGTCTACAAATGGCCTTTGATACATTGCCCGATGTGATCGTATCAGACGTAACATTACCCGGAATGCAGGGTATTCAAGTGGTCGAAACCCTTAAACGAGATTGGCGAACTTCCCATATTCCAATCATTCTTTTGACAGCCCGTACCGCTCAAGAGCATCAACTCGAAGGCGTGCAGTCGGGGGCTGACCTCTACCTAACGAAACCCTTTGATCCGGCGTTTCTACTGGAAAGTATCAAAACGCTCTTAAGGAATCGACAACTGGTTCGAGATCATTTTCGGCGGGAATTATCCATCGATACCGCTGTACCTATTGCACAGACCAGCGATCGCAAGTTTATTCAAGATCTGACGGCTCTGATTGAAAAAAATATGACAAGGTCTGATCTGAGTGTAGAAGAATTAGCCCGGGAAATGGGCCTTTCTCGCGTACAGCTCTATCGGAAAGTAAAGGCCTTGCTAGATTGTGGAGTAACGGATTTCATGCAAAACCTTCGACTAACTCATGCCCGGGAATTACTAGCCACTAAACCCATGAGCATTGCCGACGTAGCCTATCAGGTGGGCTTTTCATCCCCTACGTATTTTTCAACGGCCTTTAAAGCAAAGTACAATATGTCGCCCTCAGAGTTTAAGAATTTGAACCAACGTAAGTAA
- a CDS encoding sugar porter family MFS transporter: protein MKKVFLWSIVIALGGFLFGFDTAVISGAERAIQVLWNLNVFEHGLTVSIALIGTVLGALLGGIPSDRLGRRKTLIGVAALYLISSLGAALSPTWIPFLFFRFLGGLGVGASSVTAPLYISEISPAKSRGRMVALFQTNVVFGILIAYLSNYAFEGIGEHAWRWMLGVQAVPSLLFLLLLLGVPESPRWLISKLGKVNEARQILQIINPDGYEQDVQAILIGQSVQEHQSEGLWAKTNRFPVMLALVFAFFNQVSGINAIIYYAPRIFEMAGFEKGSSLLSTTGIGLVNFCFTLLAMNFIDRFGRRTLMLIGSFGVIGTLILVARAFYTQQFDGVPYYLFIYIAFFAFSQGAVIWVFISEIFPNSIRAKGQALGSFTHWFMAALIAFTFPYLSEKLGGGHTFSFFAIMMVLQLLFVWRIMPETKGTSLEQMDRTLVIH from the coding sequence ATGAAAAAAGTTTTTCTCTGGTCGATTGTCATTGCATTGGGAGGCTTTCTCTTCGGCTTTGACACCGCAGTGATTTCGGGTGCGGAGCGAGCCATTCAGGTACTCTGGAACCTGAACGTTTTTGAACATGGTTTAACCGTTTCCATTGCTCTGATCGGGACCGTCCTTGGAGCCTTACTGGGTGGTATCCCTTCCGATCGACTAGGAAGGCGTAAAACCTTGATCGGCGTAGCCGCCCTTTACTTGATTTCATCGCTAGGAGCTGCGTTATCTCCAACCTGGATTCCCTTTTTATTCTTTCGTTTTCTGGGAGGTTTAGGCGTAGGGGCTTCCTCGGTTACGGCTCCGCTGTATATATCGGAAATTTCACCGGCCAAATCCCGGGGACGCATGGTGGCCCTATTTCAGACGAATGTCGTTTTTGGCATATTAATCGCCTACTTATCCAACTACGCCTTTGAAGGCATTGGCGAGCATGCCTGGCGTTGGATGCTAGGTGTACAGGCCGTACCTTCTTTGTTGTTTCTGCTTTTATTACTGGGCGTTCCCGAAAGCCCTCGCTGGTTAATTAGCAAGTTGGGCAAGGTGAATGAAGCCCGTCAGATTTTACAAATCATTAATCCAGATGGCTATGAACAAGATGTACAGGCCATCCTGATCGGACAATCCGTACAGGAGCATCAATCCGAAGGGCTCTGGGCTAAAACGAACCGTTTTCCGGTGATGCTAGCCCTGGTGTTTGCTTTCTTCAACCAAGTCTCGGGTATCAATGCAATCATCTACTACGCCCCCCGCATTTTTGAAATGGCCGGTTTTGAAAAAGGGTCTTCTCTTCTTTCGACGACGGGCATTGGGCTAGTGAACTTCTGTTTCACGCTACTAGCCATGAATTTTATTGATCGTTTTGGCCGCCGTACGCTGATGCTGATTGGTTCTTTTGGGGTGATTGGTACGCTGATCTTAGTAGCCCGAGCGTTTTACACGCAGCAGTTTGATGGCGTTCCCTATTACTTATTCATCTACATCGCCTTCTTTGCTTTTTCGCAGGGAGCCGTTATTTGGGTCTTTATCTCTGAGATTTTCCCCAATAGTATTCGGGCGAAAGGTCAGGCTCTGGGAAGCTTCACGCACTGGTTCATGGCAGCGTTAATTGCGTTTACCTTTCCCTACTTGTCCGAAAAACTAGGCGGCGGACACACCTTTTCCTTTTTTGCCATCATGATGGTTCTGCAACTGCTGTTTGTCTGGCGTATCATGCCCGAAACCAAGGGAACCAGCCTGGAGCAGATGGATCGAACCTTAGTCATTCACTAA
- a CDS encoding carbohydrate kinase family protein: protein MNAKLSMVCFGEVLWDILPTGRQAGGAPFNVAVHAHQLGFNAKLISRVGEDELGHELLAFMEEKGIETSSVQRGKTHLTGVVKANVSNRSEVTYQIVQPVAWDYISYDSTVSEWVKEANLFVYGSLGARSARSRETLYQLLEEANCKVFDINLRPPHYTRAIVEHLIEKADIVKMNHHELAEVTSWYEYPGEPETAMRHLAERYDLRTVCVTRGENGACLLHNDLFYENQGVYVEVQDTIGSGDSFLAALLYQLQVNSSIQAALDFACATGSYVATQHGATPILSHTTVESFMQMV from the coding sequence ATGAACGCTAAACTTAGCATGGTCTGTTTCGGAGAAGTACTCTGGGACATATTGCCAACCGGACGGCAGGCGGGCGGAGCTCCTTTCAATGTCGCCGTTCACGCTCATCAATTGGGTTTTAACGCAAAACTTATCAGTCGGGTGGGCGAAGATGAACTGGGGCACGAATTACTGGCTTTCATGGAGGAAAAGGGTATCGAAACCTCGTCGGTTCAACGCGGCAAGACGCACTTGACGGGCGTGGTGAAAGCCAATGTGAGCAACCGAAGTGAAGTCACCTACCAAATTGTGCAACCCGTAGCCTGGGATTACATCAGTTATGATTCAACGGTATCGGAGTGGGTAAAAGAAGCAAACCTCTTCGTATACGGGAGTTTGGGAGCCCGGAGTGCCCGGAGTCGGGAAACCCTTTACCAATTACTCGAAGAAGCTAACTGTAAAGTATTTGATATTAACCTACGTCCCCCGCATTACACGCGAGCGATCGTGGAGCATTTGATCGAAAAGGCGGATATCGTTAAAATGAACCACCACGAATTAGCCGAAGTGACTTCCTGGTATGAGTATCCGGGTGAACCCGAAACGGCCATGCGGCATTTAGCCGAACGGTATGATTTACGTACGGTATGTGTAACGCGGGGTGAGAACGGAGCCTGCCTCTTACACAACGATCTCTTTTATGAAAATCAGGGCGTCTACGTGGAGGTTCAGGATACCATTGGCAGTGGAGATTCCTTTTTGGCGGCCTTACTTTATCAATTACAAGTCAATTCATCGATTCAGGCAGCCCTTGATTTTGCCTGTGCCACTGGCTCTTATGTAGCTACGCAGCACGGAGCTACACCCATTCTTTCCCACACAACGGTTGAATCCTTTATGCAGATGGTATAA
- a CDS encoding SusC/RagA family TonB-linked outer membrane protein: protein MKYFLWLVLLFSTIGATMAQDKIPVSGKITSKTDAQPIPGVTVLEKGTTNGTTTNEKGEYTLRVSPGATLLFSFIGMVSQEAALGNSSVLDMILEEDLKKLDEVVVTGYKAERKADLTGAVSVVKLSDIKDIPTADPIKNLQGRVAGMQVTTSGSPGATASVRIRGQGTLNNNDPLYVIDGIPTKEGLQSINQNDIESIQVLKDASAASIYGSRAGNGVIIVTTKRAKAGFSRIDFSSFWSFQRYQSKLRVLNTEQRARVYWQAAVNDGVTPSSPLYQFNSHLDAQGKPVLDGVSYPEFIDAAQTMRPANTRWFDEISQTGLMQSYNLNFSNGGEKGTMLFSLNYLDHDGIIKETNLNRLTLRLNSDYNFLQGKLKVGENLTFAKTRQTLLPEGEIMNMALIQQSIVPVRTLTGGWGGPVASMSDRQNPVRLIADNQQNKSYAGRIFGNVYADLEILPKLQLRTSIGVDYTLGSQRVLYKAYTSGFLSDPMNRATNTENFYGNWIWQNTLTYSLERNKHRLDFLAGTERIRYNNQSFWASRQGFALQTPEYMYLDAGSANKDNGGSAFGYGLMSFFGKVNYALADRYLASVTVRRDGSSRFGSDQRYGTFPAFSLGWRLSEENFLKDHVTAISDLKLRFGWGVTGNQDFANNAIYRLYESNYGIDPTWDFDIGTAYDITGANTGSLPSGYRLIQQGNDKLKWESTTQTNYGIDFSLFEYKLTGSVDYFVKKTKDILVSPPYLGVVGEGGNQWVNGASMENSGIELQLGYQGKIANKVNFNLSGNISSYQNKVTYLPREVVNSYGGNGRDVTILGRSINSIYGYVADGIFQTQEQVDSYATQIGKEVGRIRYKDLNGDGVVDDRDRTWIGNSNPKFMYGLNADFSFKGIDVVLFFQGLQRADVYNDNKLLTDFASLASGVNWGERTLDAWSPTNPTSTIPALTLTDKNNEQRRSSYFVEQGSYLKLRNVQVGYTIPATLLKRYRMQQARLYVQAQNVLTLRKKTGNSAYTGVDPETPNATYPIPAVYTLGLNLSF, encoded by the coding sequence ATGAAATACTTTTTATGGCTCGTACTGCTATTCAGTACGATCGGGGCTACTATGGCCCAAGACAAAATACCCGTTTCCGGAAAAATAACCTCAAAGACCGATGCTCAACCGATTCCTGGGGTAACGGTTTTAGAAAAAGGAACCACTAATGGCACCACTACGAACGAAAAAGGCGAGTATACACTACGGGTTTCGCCGGGGGCAACTTTGCTTTTTTCGTTCATAGGCATGGTTTCCCAGGAAGCAGCCCTTGGTAATTCCAGTGTGCTGGATATGATCCTTGAGGAAGATTTGAAAAAGCTGGATGAAGTCGTCGTCACGGGTTATAAAGCCGAACGCAAGGCCGATCTTACGGGTGCTGTTTCGGTGGTTAAACTGAGCGATATTAAAGATATTCCAACGGCGGACCCCATCAAAAATCTACAGGGACGCGTAGCGGGTATGCAAGTTACGACGAGTGGCTCGCCCGGAGCCACCGCGAGTGTCCGCATCAGGGGTCAGGGAACGCTCAACAATAATGATCCTTTGTACGTCATTGACGGAATTCCTACCAAGGAAGGGCTTCAATCGATCAATCAAAATGATATTGAATCCATTCAGGTACTCAAAGATGCTTCGGCGGCTAGTATCTATGGGTCACGGGCGGGAAATGGCGTGATCATCGTTACTACCAAACGGGCCAAAGCCGGATTTAGTCGTATTGACTTTAGCTCCTTCTGGTCATTTCAACGATATCAATCCAAACTTAGGGTACTTAATACGGAGCAGCGGGCCCGCGTATACTGGCAAGCGGCGGTCAATGACGGCGTTACGCCCTCCAGCCCCTTGTACCAATTTAACTCGCATTTGGACGCTCAGGGAAAACCTGTCCTGGACGGCGTAAGCTATCCGGAGTTTATTGACGCCGCTCAGACGATGCGTCCGGCCAATACTCGCTGGTTTGACGAAATCTCCCAAACGGGATTGATGCAGTCGTATAACCTTAACTTCTCGAATGGTGGAGAAAAAGGGACGATGCTTTTTTCACTCAATTACCTAGATCATGACGGGATCATCAAGGAAACGAATCTGAACCGCCTGACGCTCCGACTCAATTCAGATTATAATTTCCTACAAGGTAAACTCAAGGTGGGTGAAAATCTGACTTTCGCGAAAACCAGACAAACCTTGCTGCCCGAGGGAGAGATCATGAACATGGCCTTGATCCAGCAATCCATCGTACCCGTTCGTACGCTCACGGGTGGTTGGGGCGGGCCCGTAGCCAGTATGAGTGATCGGCAGAACCCGGTACGCCTCATCGCCGATAACCAGCAGAACAAGTCGTATGCGGGTCGCATTTTTGGGAATGTGTACGCTGATTTAGAAATCCTGCCCAAACTTCAGCTTCGCACCAGTATTGGCGTGGATTATACGCTCGGCAGTCAGCGAGTCCTTTACAAAGCCTACACGTCAGGATTTTTATCCGACCCGATGAACCGGGCGACAAATACAGAAAACTTTTATGGAAACTGGATTTGGCAGAATACGTTGACGTATAGTTTAGAGCGTAATAAGCATCGGCTTGACTTTTTAGCGGGTACCGAGCGTATTCGCTATAACAACCAGAGCTTCTGGGCCAGTCGCCAGGGCTTTGCTTTACAAACGCCCGAATACATGTACCTGGACGCCGGCTCTGCGAACAAAGACAACGGTGGCTCCGCTTTTGGTTACGGCCTCATGTCTTTCTTTGGCAAAGTAAATTACGCCCTAGCCGATCGCTATCTGGCTTCGGTAACCGTTCGGCGGGATGGCTCTTCCCGTTTTGGAAGCGACCAGCGGTACGGAACCTTTCCGGCGTTCTCGCTAGGATGGCGATTGAGCGAAGAGAATTTCCTAAAAGACCACGTAACGGCCATTTCCGATTTGAAGTTACGCTTTGGCTGGGGAGTCACGGGAAATCAGGATTTTGCCAACAACGCCATTTATCGCTTGTACGAGTCTAACTACGGTATTGATCCAACCTGGGATTTTGACATCGGAACCGCTTACGATATAACGGGAGCAAATACAGGTAGCCTCCCTTCCGGTTATCGACTCATTCAACAGGGAAATGATAAACTGAAATGGGAGTCTACCACCCAAACCAATTACGGCATTGACTTCAGTTTATTCGAGTACAAGCTTACCGGATCAGTCGATTATTTTGTGAAGAAAACGAAAGATATTCTCGTCAGTCCGCCTTACCTGGGCGTCGTGGGCGAAGGAGGGAACCAGTGGGTAAACGGAGCTTCCATGGAAAACTCTGGCATTGAGCTGCAACTGGGGTACCAAGGGAAAATTGCTAATAAGGTCAACTTTAACTTGTCGGGTAATATTTCTTCCTACCAAAATAAAGTGACCTACTTGCCCAGAGAAGTCGTGAACTCTTACGGCGGCAATGGTCGGGATGTCACCATTCTGGGAAGATCGATCAATTCAATCTATGGCTACGTCGCCGATGGAATTTTTCAAACCCAGGAACAGGTAGATTCCTACGCAACCCAGATCGGAAAGGAGGTGGGCCGCATTCGTTACAAAGACCTGAACGGAGATGGCGTAGTTGATGACAGAGATCGGACCTGGATCGGTAACAGTAATCCGAAATTCATGTACGGACTGAACGCTGATTTTTCCTTTAAAGGAATTGATGTGGTGCTTTTCTTCCAGGGCCTACAACGGGCGGACGTTTACAATGATAATAAGCTCCTGACGGACTTTGCCTCGCTGGCTTCGGGCGTAAACTGGGGGGAGCGTACCTTAGATGCCTGGTCGCCGACCAATCCTACATCTACGATTCCTGCCTTAACCCTGACGGATAAGAACAACGAACAGAGAAGATCTTCCTATTTTGTCGAACAGGGTTCGTATCTGAAACTCCGAAACGTACAGGTCGGCTATACCATTCCGGCAACACTTCTCAAGCGGTACCGCATGCAGCAAGCCCGGTTGTATGTACAGGCTCAAAATGTTTTAACGCTTCGCAAGAAAACCGGCAACTCCGCCTACACAGGAGTAGATCCCGAAACTCCGAATGCGACCTATCCCATCCCAGCCGTGTACACACTGGGACTTAATCTATCCTTTTAA
- a CDS encoding RagB/SusD family nutrient uptake outer membrane protein yields MKLTRLLLATLLIVAGNSCQRALDVAPNAVIDGDALNTPENIEKLCTAAYAAIGNDHYTAPFTLWPYGNLRSGDAYKGGAGTADISAFHFYETFSYIRPDLSESDVIWYRLYVSISRANDALRRLNAMSEEAFPNKKVRQAEMRFLRGHSYFDLKILFKNIPYIDESVPTQEYGKISNVDLSNEESWNKIADDFRFGTENLPVAQPEKGRADQIAAKAYLAKVLLYQAYQQDVNHNVTGINQAKLTEVVTLTDAVITSGRYGLFDDFSKNFLYEYDNGTESIFAIQRSKNDGTPKGRLDWSSALSYPMNTEYGCCGFHQPSQNLVNAFKTDSQGLPLFDTFNQKDVKELSDFQQNTFDPRLDHTVAIPGHPYKYKPDFIYQASWARAPDIYGSYASMKETVAYDSPGFQKVPPFMGSAKNNILLRYADVLLWKAEALIELGRENEALPLINQIRQRAKRSTALLKDKTGKDISSYKLETYQPGVNCTWNRTFARQALRWERRLEFAMEGNRFFDLVRWGIAAEYLNAYFTQEKTKREYLKEARFTKNRDEYLPIPLNQINYTANLYQQNPGW; encoded by the coding sequence ATGAAACTAACACGCCTTTTACTGGCTACGCTCCTGATCGTAGCCGGGAACAGCTGCCAGCGAGCCTTAGACGTTGCTCCTAATGCCGTGATCGATGGCGATGCACTCAATACCCCGGAGAACATTGAAAAATTATGCACGGCTGCCTACGCAGCCATCGGCAATGACCATTACACCGCACCCTTCACCCTGTGGCCCTACGGGAACCTGCGTTCAGGGGATGCCTATAAGGGAGGGGCGGGTACGGCTGATATTAGTGCCTTCCATTTTTACGAAACCTTTTCCTATATCCGGCCCGATCTAAGCGAGAGTGATGTGATCTGGTATCGTTTATATGTATCCATTTCTCGGGCGAATGATGCGTTGAGACGCCTCAATGCGATGAGTGAGGAGGCTTTCCCGAACAAAAAAGTACGACAGGCCGAAATGCGTTTTTTGAGGGGTCATTCCTACTTTGATCTGAAAATCCTGTTCAAGAATATTCCCTACATTGATGAGAGTGTGCCGACTCAGGAGTACGGTAAGATTTCCAACGTTGACTTATCCAATGAAGAAAGTTGGAACAAGATTGCCGATGATTTTCGGTTTGGGACGGAAAATTTACCCGTAGCTCAACCCGAAAAAGGACGGGCCGATCAGATTGCCGCCAAAGCTTATCTGGCCAAAGTGTTACTGTATCAGGCGTATCAGCAGGATGTGAACCATAACGTAACGGGTATCAATCAAGCCAAGCTAACGGAAGTGGTGACGCTTACCGACGCCGTAATCACTTCCGGACGATACGGGCTGTTTGATGACTTCAGCAAGAATTTCCTCTATGAGTACGATAACGGTACCGAATCGATCTTCGCCATTCAACGTTCCAAGAATGATGGAACGCCCAAAGGTCGGCTGGACTGGAGCAGTGCCTTAAGTTATCCCATGAATACCGAGTACGGATGCTGCGGGTTTCATCAGCCCAGTCAAAATCTGGTCAATGCGTTTAAAACGGATTCGCAGGGCTTGCCCCTCTTTGATACGTTCAATCAAAAAGACGTCAAGGAATTGAGCGATTTTCAACAAAATACGTTCGATCCACGGCTGGACCATACGGTAGCCATTCCGGGTCATCCCTATAAATACAAGCCCGACTTTATCTACCAGGCCAGCTGGGCACGGGCTCCGGACATCTATGGTTCGTATGCTTCCATGAAAGAAACGGTAGCATACGATAGTCCTGGTTTTCAGAAGGTACCGCCGTTTATGGGAAGTGCTAAAAACAATATTCTCCTCAGATACGCCGATGTGCTTTTGTGGAAAGCAGAAGCATTGATCGAACTCGGTCGGGAAAATGAAGCCTTGCCTCTCATTAATCAGATTCGGCAGCGGGCGAAGCGAAGTACCGCTCTGCTAAAGGATAAAACGGGGAAAGATATTTCTTCCTACAAGTTAGAGACGTATCAGCCCGGTGTGAACTGTACCTGGAATCGGACGTTCGCTCGACAGGCCCTGCGTTGGGAACGACGACTGGAGTTTGCCATGGAAGGAAATCGATTTTTTGATCTGGTTCGGTGGGGAATCGCAGCTGAATACTTGAATGCCTATTTCACGCAGGAAAAGACCAAGCGGGAATACCTGAAAGAAGCCCGTTTTACCAAAAACAGGGATGAATATCTACCCATTCCTTTAAACCAGATTAACTACACGGCTAATTTGTACCAGCAAAATCCGGGCTGGTAA